Part of the Deltaproteobacteria bacterium genome is shown below.
GGGCGCGGCTGTCGAATTCGGCGTGCGCGCCGCCGACCAGGACCCGGACGGCGGGCTCGCCTACGCGTGGTTCATGGACGGCCGAAGCGTCGGCCAGCGCCCGACGTGGCGCTTCGTCGCGCCGCCTGCCGCAACGGCGACCACGCACACGGTGGCGGTCCGAGTGTCCTCCACGGCCGGCCGGACGGCCCCGCGCGTGTGGTGGACGGTCGGCGTCACCCCGCGCATGCGGGAGGTCGACGTGCGCGATTGGCTCGATCGCCTCGCGTCGGCGTGGGAGCGCAGGGACGTCGCGACGCTCCGCCTCTACCGGATCGTCACCAGCGACGAGGAGGCCGAGGCCATCCGCAAGCGGCTGCCCCGCGGCAAGAACCACCACGTCGCGATCGGGATCGAGAAGCTCCGGACGCAGGCGCAGTACGCGACCGTCGCCTTCAGCCTAGCGGAGTTCGACGCGCGCGGGAAGCTCGTCTCCTCCGCGCGCGAATCCTACGAGCTCGAGAAGCAGGCGAGCGGCTTCGTCGCGCTTCGCGCGGCCGCCGACTCCGGGGCGCGGCCCGCCTCGCGCGCGACCATCGTTCGAGCGGCGACATCCTCCGCTCGATAGACACCCGAGAGGGAGGCGCAGCGACCTCCGGCTCGGGGAAGCGCTTCGTCACCGGCGGCGACGTTCCGCGCCGCTGCCCAACGATCCTCGCCCGGCGTCATGTCCGGGAATTTGGTCCCCGGGACCCCGGATGCTATACGTTTTTTGTGCTTCGCTCGCCCGACGCCCGGGAGGCTGCAACGGACAGGCGGAGACGCAATCCTCTTGACTGCATCTGCGAAGATAGATTTCGGCTGAAAGCACTGGCCATGGAAGTTCCGTACTTCGACCTGAAGGCGCAGTACGACGGCCTCCGAGAGGACATTCTGGCCGCGCTGGACCGTGTCTGCCGAACGGCGTCGTTCATTCTCGGCGAGGAGGTCGCGCGCTTCGAGGAGGAGTTCGCTGCCTACTGTGGCGTCAAGCACTGCGTGGCCGTGAACACGGGCACGAGCGCCCTGCATCTGGCCCTGCTGGCGGTGGGGGTGCAGCCGGGCGACGAGGTCATCACCACGCCCAACACCTTCATCGCCACCGCCGAAGCCATCTCCTACGTCGGCGCCCGGCCGGTGTTCGTGGACATCCGTCCCGCTTCCGCCAACCTCGACCCCGAGCGCATCGAAACCGCGATCACCGCGCGCACGCGGGCAATCGTGCCGGTGCACCTCTACGGCCGGCCCGCGGATCTCGATCCCATCCTGGCGATCGCCGCTCGCCACGACATCCCCGTCGTCGAGGATGCCTGCCAGGCCCACGGCGCGCGCTACCACGGCCGGCGCGTCGGCGGCCTCGGCCGGGCCGCCGCCTTCAGCTTCTATCCCGCCAAGAACCTCGGCGCCTACGGCGAGGGCGGCGCGCTCACCACGGACAGCGACGGGGTGGCTCTGCTGGCGCGCTCGCTGCGCCACCACGGAGAGACGCGGCGCTACTTCCATGATCACATCGGCTACAACTATCGCATGGACGGGTTCCAGGGCGCCGTCCTACGAGTCAAGCTGAAGCGGCTCGATGGGTGGATCGCGCGCCGGCTGGAAATCGCCCGCCTGTACCGCAGGCGGCTCGCCGGCGCGCGCGTCGATCTACCCGAGGACGACCCTCGGGCCGAAGGCGCCTACCACCTCTTCGCGGTCTACGTCGACGCCCGCGACCGGGTGCGCGAGGCGCTGGCAGCCCGCGGCGTGGGAACGGCCATTCACTATCCGCGGCCGGTCCACCTGCAGACCGCTTACGCCCGCCTCGGTCACCGGCCCGGCAGCTTCCCGCACGCCGAGCGAGCCTGCGAGCGCGTGCTCAGCATGCCGCTGTTCCCGGAGATGACGCTCGAGCAAGCCGAGTACGCTTCCGAGGCGCTCGCCGAGATCGTGGGGGCGCGCTGAGCTCGGTCAGCGCCGCCGGTCCCCTTCGCCCACCTCGCCGAGACACCGGCGGACATAGTCGGGGTCGATGTCGAGGGCCTCGCAGAGGTTCTCGAAGGAGAAGACCGTATCGCGCTCCCTCGACTCCACCCATGCCCGCGTCTCATCGAACAGGAGGCGCAGCGCGGGGTCGCGGGACCCGCGACACTTGCGATAGCAGTCGACGGCGTCCTCGAGCACCGCCAGCAGGAGGAGGCGCTCGCCTTGCTGCGGCTGGCGGCCGCCGAGCTGGCTGGGCAGAACCGTCTCGGGCACGAAGGGCGTCGTCATGTCGCGCACGCTCCCCGTCCATGCGGCCCGATCGATCCCGGCCATGGATCAGGCTACGGCGCGCCCGCCCGTGATGCGCGCGCGGCTCCTCGGCAGTCGTGCGCTGAGGCGCCGGAAGAAAGGATGCTCCGGCCACAGTTGGCGCGTCGAAACGGGGACGACCGCGCCATCGAGCCGGATGAGCAGGGTCCCTGCCGGCCAGGGCCCCTCGAGCGGCTCGAGTTTGAGGATCTGAGACACCTCCTGTCCGGCGCTCAGCGATTCGACGTCCTGGACCCGGCACACGATGGGACGCGGCAGATCCGCCGGGCACACGTAGTCACCGGGCTGATACATCATCGTGGCACCTCCTGCCGTCGGACCGAGGGAGCAGGCGGCGTGCCAGGAGGAGGACGGGGCGGCCGACCATCGCCGGCGGTCGGCGGCGGCGAAAGGGCCTCTGGCGCGAGCGCTTCACCGGATCTGCCCCCCTCCGAGCGGAGCGACAGCCAGCTGACACCCCCGTTTTTTTCCCGCCCCTACCCCGCCGTCCGGGCCCGCCCTCACCTGCCCATGGGAGACATCCGGAACGGCCCCCGGCGCGGCTCGTCCTCGCCGGCGTTCAGGCTTGTCCGCGCGCTCTGCCAGGCAGCCAAAAAAGTGCGGGAAGCGGGTGCGCCCCCCAGCGGCGACCTCCATGTCTTGACGTGAAAAGCCCCCTCCCTGCATGAGGGGCGCATGCGAACGATCGACATCCTCTCCCCAGTCGCGCTCGGCCCGTCGGAGGCGAAGCCGCTCGCCCCGCGCCTCCCCACCCTACGCGGCCGCGTGCTCGGCATCCGCGTCGACCGCGCCTGGCGCTCGTTCCACGTCTACGCCGACGAGCTCGCCCGGCTCGCGCGCGAGCGCCTCGGGGTCGCGGACGTCGTCGTCTTCGATCCGGAGACGCGCATCGGGACGCCGGAGGCCGAGAGCGGCAAGGTGGTGGCGTTCGCGCGCCGGGTCGATGCCGCCGTCGTCGGCCTCGGCACGTGAGGGTCGTGCACGTCGTGGAGTGTCCACGACACGATCGTCTGTGAGCGCGAGGGGATTCCCGCCGCCGTGGTGGTGACCGCGGTGTTCGAGAACCTGGGCCGCACGGCCGCGCGCGCGCAGGGCTATCCCGAGCTGCCGCTGCTCGCGCTGCCGCATCCGATGGAGTCGCGGCCCGAGGCCGAGGTGCGGGCGATCGCCCGCCAGCGGTTCGACGAGCTGATCGGGCTCATCGCCGAGGAGGTGTGAGCGCCATGGCCCGCGGCACCCTCGTCTCCGACCTGCGCACGGTTCCCGGCGACGCCGCCGCCCTGCTCGACTTCGTCGAGCAGCAGGGCTGGGGCGACGGCTTCCCCGTCATCCCGCCGACCGAGGCGCGCGTGCAGGCGATGCTGGAGGCGACGCCGCTCCTCCCCGCGCACGTGATCGGCGTCGTCGAGCCGCGCCGGGGCGAGGCGACGGTCGAGAAGATCGCCGTGAATGCCGTCCTGGCCGGGTGCAGGCCGGACTACTTCCCGGCCGTGCTGGCGGCCGTCGAGGCCGTGTGCGAGCCGCGCTTCAACCTCTACGCGCTCAACACGACGACCTGTTGCGCGACGCCCGCCCTCATGCTGAACGGCCCGGCGCGCCAGCGGCTCGGCATCGAGTGCGGCTACTCCTGCCTCGGGCAGAGCGGGCGCGCCAACGCGACCATCGGGCGCGCGCTCCGCCTCGTCATGCGCAACGTGGGCGGCGCGATCCCCGGCGCGGTCAGCAAGTCGGTCTTCGGACAGCCCGGTCGCGTCTCGCTCTGCTTCGGCGAGTGGGAGGAGCGGAGCCCGTGGCCGCCCTTCCACGTGCGCCGCGGCTTCGCCCCGGCCGACTGCGTCGTGACGGCCGCGTGCGCCACCGGCACGCAGGACATCGCCGACATCTGGGCCGAGACCGGCGAGGAGCTCGTCTGGGTGCTCGCCCACTCGATCGACTGGATCGGCAACAACAAGGTGCTGGTGAAGCAGGAGCAGGGGGACATGCTCCTCCTCCTCTGCCCAGACTTCGCGCACAAGATCGCACGCGACGGCATCGACGTGCCCGCGATGCAGCGCATGCTCCTCGAGTGGACGCGCGCGCCGATCGAGCGCTGGCACCGGGCGCACTGGCCGAAGCTCGAGGCGCGGGGCTACGTGGAGGGGAACGTCGTCCCGCTCGCGCGTCATCCCGAGCAGTTCCTGATCGCCGTCGCAGGCGGCGAGTCGGGCCACCACGCGCTCTACTTCTGCACCTTCGGGCTCACCTGGTCGGTGAGCAAGCGCTTCACGCTCGACGCGCCTTACACGGGCGGCGAGTCCTGCGAGCTGCCGCAGCCACGATAGGGCCAGCAGCCGGATCTCGACCGCACCGAACTCGGCGAAGTAGCGCCGCTGGGCCTCGCCGAACCCGCAGCAGCCGACGACGACCTCGCCGCGATCGCACACCGACATGATCATGCAACCCAGGCGCGCGCCTTGCACCCCAGCTGACGCATCACTACCCTACCCCCCCGTGAGCCGACCGGGAGGGACGCGATGAGCCAGACCACGGGCCAGGCGGCCATCGACTCCGTGCTCCGCGAGGAGCGTATCTTCCCGCCGCCGCCGGAGTTCAGCTGTCACGCCCACGTCCCCGACCGCACGCGCTACGACGCGCTCTACCGGTGGTCGGTGGACGACCCGGAGGGCTTCTGGCGCGAGATGGCCGGGCGGCTGCGCTGGATGGCGCCCTTCAAGCGTGTCCTCGACTGGCAGCCGCCGTTCGCGAAGTGGTTCGTCGGCGGCAAGCTCAACATCGCCGACAACTGCCTCGACCGCCACCTCGCCGGCCCCCGGCGCAACAAGGCGGCCCTCATCTGGGAGGGCGAGCCGGGGGAGCGGCGCGTGCTCACGTATCACGCCCTCCACCGCGAGGTCTGCCGCTTCGCGAACGTCCTGAAGGGCCTCGGCGTCCGGGCCGGCGACCGGGTCGGCATCTACCTGCCCATGGTCCCGGAGGCCGCGATCGCCATGCTCGCCTGCGCGCGCATCGGCGCCACGCACTCGGTCGTCTTCGGCGGCTTCTCGCCCGAGGCGCTCCGCGACCGCATGAACGACGCCGAGGCGAGCGTGCTGGTCACCGCCGACGGGGGCTGGCGCCGGGGCGCCATCGTGCCGCTCAAGGCGAACGTCGACGAGGCGCTGGCGGGCGTGCCGAGCATCCGGAGCGTGGTGGTCGTCCGGCGCACGGGCGACCCGGTGCCGATGGCCGCCGGCCGCGACCGCTGGTGGCACGAGCTGGTCGACGCCGCCTCGGCCGACTGCCCCGCCGTCCCGCTCGACAGCGAGCACCCGCTCTTCATCCTCTACACGAGCGGCACGACCGGAAAGCCGAAGGGCGTCGTGCACACGACCGGTGGCTACCTGCTCCACGCGGCGGTCAGCTGCGAGTGGGTCTTCGACCTGAAGGACCAGGACACCTTCTGGTGCACCGCCGACATCGGCTGGGTGACGGGCCACAGCTACGTCGTCTACGGGCCGCTCGCGAACGGCGCCACCTCGGTCATGTACGAGGGCGCGCCGAATCACCCGCAGCCCGACCGCTTCTGGAGGATCATCGAGGAGCTCGGCGTCACGGTGTTGTACACGGCGCCGACCGCGATCCGCGCCTTCGTCAAGTGGGGCGACGAGTGGCCGCGCCGGCACGACCTCTCCTCGCTCCGCCTCCTTGGCACGGTGGGCGAGCCGATCAACCCCGAGGCGTGGATGTGGTACCACCGAGTCATCGGCGGCGAGCGCTGCCCGATCGTCGACACGTGGTGGCAGACCGAGACGGGCGGCATCATGATCTCGCCGCTGCCCGGCGCCATCCCGACCAAGCCCGGCTCGGCGACCCTCCCGCTCCCCGGCGTCGTGCCCGAGGTGCGCTCGCGGGACGGGAAGACCCTGGGCCCGAACCAGGGCGGATACCTCGTCATCACGCGGCCCTGGCCCGGCATGCTGCGCACCGTCTGGAAAGACCCCGAGCGCTACCGGCAGTACTGGAGCCAGATGCCGGGCGTCTACTTCACGGGCGATGGCGCGCGCCGCGACGCCGACGGCTACTTCTGGGTGATGGGGCGCATCGACGACGTGGTGA
Proteins encoded:
- the acs gene encoding acetate--CoA ligase; the encoded protein is MSQTTGQAAIDSVLREERIFPPPPEFSCHAHVPDRTRYDALYRWSVDDPEGFWREMAGRLRWMAPFKRVLDWQPPFAKWFVGGKLNIADNCLDRHLAGPRRNKAALIWEGEPGERRVLTYHALHREVCRFANVLKGLGVRAGDRVGIYLPMVPEAAIAMLACARIGATHSVVFGGFSPEALRDRMNDAEASVLVTADGGWRRGAIVPLKANVDEALAGVPSIRSVVVVRRTGDPVPMAAGRDRWWHELVDAASADCPAVPLDSEHPLFILYTSGTTGKPKGVVHTTGGYLLHAAVSCEWVFDLKDQDTFWCTADIGWVTGHSYVVYGPLANGATSVMYEGAPNHPQPDRFWRIIEELGVTVLYTAPTAIRAFVKWGDEWPRRHDLSSLRLLGTVGEPINPEAWMWYHRVIGGERCPIVDTWWQTETGGIMISPLPGAIPTKPGSATLPLPGVVPEVRSRDGKTLGPNQGGYLVITRPWPGMLRTVWKDPERYRQYWSQMPGVYFTGDGARRDADGYFWVMGRIDDVVNVAGHRLGTMEVESALVSHPAVAEAAVVGRPDDLKGQAIAAFVTLESSRKPSEELKKALREHVAREIGAFARPDDLRFTDALPKTRSGKIMRRLLRDIAAGKETAGDTTTLEDYSVLARLREEEE
- a CDS encoding DegT/DnrJ/EryC1/StrS family aminotransferase codes for the protein MEVPYFDLKAQYDGLREDILAALDRVCRTASFILGEEVARFEEEFAAYCGVKHCVAVNTGTSALHLALLAVGVQPGDEVITTPNTFIATAEAISYVGARPVFVDIRPASANLDPERIETAITARTRAIVPVHLYGRPADLDPILAIAARHDIPVVEDACQAHGARYHGRRVGGLGRAAAFSFYPAKNLGAYGEGGALTTDSDGVALLARSLRHHGETRRYFHDHIGYNYRMDGFQGAVLRVKLKRLDGWIARRLEIARLYRRRLAGARVDLPEDDPRAEGAYHLFAVYVDARDRVREALAARGVGTAIHYPRPVHLQTAYARLGHRPGSFPHAERACERVLSMPLFPEMTLEQAEYASEALAEIVGAR